Genomic DNA from Cydia fagiglandana chromosome 3, ilCydFagi1.1, whole genome shotgun sequence:
aactacccaaaataaaatacaaacgtccgaaccacttattatttacagcattcagttttcacatgtaaaaataaaatagaggtttgaaagtcaaatttcacccaactcacccaaCTCAACTTACGGTACAATATTAGACGATTAGTACGATTATTAGTACGATTTATAAATTTTCCCGCCACGGCTTTGCACAGGTCAACAAATTATacctacacctaaaccttcctcaagaatcactattgACAGGTGAAACCGCattaaaatccgttcagtagctttcatcgtgaacatacaaacacacaaacagacagacgcggcgggggactttgttctataaggtgtagtgatagtgatTTTCCAAAGTTATACTGGAGCGCTATTCAGATTTAACTAtttgtaacttattttaataCTTAAAGATCGCTCACGCTGCTTTGTGCATGCGAAATTAAGTCAAAATAGTTCGTGGGATGGCGCCAATCACCGAGATCAAAACCAGTTACAAATCATAATTGTTGAGTCTGAATCGGGCTTCAGGTTTTGTTCGTATACTAActtactaacccccttattcataaaaatttaccggcctgatttagttacattatgttttatccctttcttacagatacataagtcaaaatgacagataaagacaaacgattattgggtaattgaggtttgtagcgcgtttatgaataagggggtaaccCTTTAATAGGGTTATAACATTATTGACCTCGTTAGGTGCAGGCCAAGCTCGTTTTGCTTTACAACTTTGCACGGTGGTCTAAAATGACTTTATTAGGCAAATAAACCACAAGGGCATATTTATTTACACGTCCACACAATTTGTTCGATCGATACCACAACAATGTGTCGGCCGAGACTCGAACTCGCGACTTTTTTTTCCACTGTGCCTCCATTTCTAAAAAAGACAGGAAACAAAGAAGTGAAACCTTTAGAGTTACCAGCTTTCAAAAGCTGTACTGTATGCATGTCTGgagctacagatgtagtgtataattatttCCCATCGTTTTCGTcgttcacggaaacgtacgaacgtgtcttgctatttcagtcaatctcggtacaactgacaaatacgaacgtttgcGGGAAAATACTATGGAATCCAATTTTATGCACTAcatgtcggcgcgattcgggaaatggattagtgattcactagatataaaattgtaaagatatgtaacgttccgcggcaaaaggtaccattgccgcggctgaatattggatctgcgttaataatagcgtaatgccgtggagcgtcacatatctttactatttcatatctagtgaatctctaattcatttcccgaatcgcggcgtctgtatcatcataatatactcgtattagTTATATCGTTCGTCTACTAACCCTTTAGTAGGGTTATTATCCGCGCCGCTGCAGCTAAGCGAGCTCGTTCATTAAACTTAACGATGTACAGTGGTGTAAAAATTAATTACGTGCTCGGCAGAGTGAGAGCCAAGTCCTTAATTAGCGAAAACCCTCACCTCAAATACAATATTGAGGTTCAAATTAATGCTTATTATATGAATAGGTACTGTTTTTACTAAgcgattatttaattttaattgaaaagtatATTGTTTTCTTATTCATGGTTCATGGTTTATCATAGCTTGTAGTAAACTGTATTTTGGGTACGTATGCCAGGTTATATACTTGGCCACTATATGCACTATATGCCAGGTTACTATTagatatatgtttttaaaaaggTCTTTGTGGTTCTTGAGCAAAAACGACGAGTTACCTAAATAGGGTAAATCAATTACTGACCACTATTTAGTACTATTTATTATACTATTTACTTActactatttatttatcgtatacCTAGCTTTTTTACATGCCACTGGATACAATACATTCAATAcgaaatacaaatacatactccttattgcacacctcaataggTCATTTAAATACAGtttgtaataagtaataattgtCATATTAACGTTCGTTCGTATCGTTCAAACGATATTCACGTTTCAAAGCATAACAAAACTAGTAAAGTGAGCTAAAATGTACATTAAACGCTGAAACCACCCACAACATTAAACACAATCGCGATTGTGCCAAGCCAACTAAAGACTTGGCATTATCACTCCTGAATTGAGCAAAAAATCAGCTGAATCAATTCAGCCATCCCCCTATTCAGAAAAAATACGCCTTACCTGACTAAATTCCAGACAATGCATTTAGACACATTCCCCCGCGATCCATCGTTGTGACAACCCTCATTGTGTAACATTATCTCTTATGCCACTGTACTGCTAAATTCCCTCGTGATTTTCGACCCAAATAGCTGATATTAAGGTTGAATTTCCGGTAAAAGGTATGAGGAGAATTCTCAGCTCACACTTAGCGTACTAATTGAACTAGGGATGTGTAACTAGCTGTGTAATGGGAACAATTTATTATGTGACACGTGTAATGTCTCCTTTAGAACTATGAGCTCTGAGAAAAATGGACTCGTCTGCGTACTTACGTACCTTGGAAATCGATTCAACTAAGCTGGCGTGATTGATGAAGATGGACCGAGCGAATGACATCTATGTATCATTGCGAGGGCGACCTTAAGGCTGGTACACACCAAGATGCATAAATATTACAGTTCGGTTGTAACAACATTGCAAACAGGAAACGGGCGATTTTACGGTCATCTGACACATAAAAATTGAGTGACATAATTAAATTTTTGATAAATATTCGACAGCAATCCGGCAACGAcagattattaattaatattgtttttatacttaaatttcaACATTTTTCTCTTTTCTAAGTAAAAATTTGGCTTACTAAATAATTagctaaaaataataatataataataatatatatgttgttgttgatgttgctcctggtcgtcttcacgacggcagtttcaggggcccatctatactgttaccatcagtttgtcactgacataaacgccgtcgagaacgtaatttactttctatacatcccgtttgcactaatatgcgagtgcgagcgagatgtatagaaagtaaattacgttctcgacggcgtttatgtcagtgacaaactgatggtaaccgtactagtcagcggcaagtcaccacctgcctcgataacgtgtgttagcattgttatggcaggtgtccgaactctttacaatagcccagtctcatagtccacccaaacttcaatccatagaccggtatactattcacttttgctacaatagtccaaatgcctgctgagaccggttcatgggtatctattgttgcacctgtgaacgggttccagcaggcgttctacatgacattaaagctctccaaggggcctctacgtgttggatctgtgtccccacgcaagcctatcaaaaaaccgggattataggcccgtgatatccaaggagatacaaatatatatatatagtaataATTAGCTAAAAATCGAGTCTGCTTATTTGATGAAGTAGGTATAGAATCGGCACCggtttaaatcttattattttgtcggTGAAGTCAAAAACGCATGTTTTTAATATTAGATTTGATTTCTCTAACTCTTTAACATAGGCACGGTTAGTAAGTGTTACACACGTAATAGGCGGGAAGACTTCCTGCGCACCCGTGTCTCTGCATCCGTGCTTCCGTCCGTCTGTGCACCCGTGCCGGTAACGACGTCGTAATGCACACTCAGTGGACCACAAAATGGGTGTGCTGACAGCAGGATTGAACaggtaatttaaaaaagtaaatatactcgtaaaattaagaaaaaagtTGTTAGTGAGGAAGTAATTTGTGTAATTCGTTTGAGTAATGTAATCTTAGTGCAGTGTCCCACGACTTTTTATTTTGAACTTGGCCGAACACACTCTGTGTCCAGATAAATACTTCAATAACGAACATAAGCAGATGACAATGTTTTTAAGTATCTAAGGGTATAATATGGACGGAAGATTAAATTGTGTTCTgaataattacaaaataattaaaatactttttCTTTACATACTGTTGTATAAGTGTTACATCTAGATTTTAAGTATCTCCCGCGCATAAATCACCGTCACGATTTTTGATACACTTGCAATACTTAATAATAAGAATTCGTTTTAGAGTTactaaatcgaagttcacaaattgcgggcatttttctctgtcactcttataacgccttcattggagtaaaagagaaagatccccgcaatttgcgattttccgttttcgcggtagcccctcaggtcTTTTACCTACTGTATTTAGTGCCCATATGGCTGATGACTTCTAGCATAACGGCATACTAACCTAAGCTATAAAAGCGATCGACATAGAAGCGATAAGCGAGGTTAAGCGGTCGGCACCCAAAATCACTTGATAGACCACTAACGAAAATGGCTGGTATTATGTGCATTACCTAGAAAGCTTAGGGATATTAGTATCGATGTATGGATGCATTTTGGTGtttgtgtacagtcgccatcagatatatcggagtggccaaggtcttcacaatatctgaacacgcactctaacgccctgacaataaaggcgtgctcagatatttgtgagcaccttggccgctccgatatatctgatggcgactgtaccaatgATTCTACGGGACACTAATGCAGTAATCATGATTTCTTTTGCGTCTGGAGAGTACTTAATATTTGCGTAACTACTTGCCGCAAGGTTATCGTAGAATTGTGTCATTTTCTCTTATGAGGAAAGGGGACAGGGGGAAAGGGGATTTCAGATGAACGCTTATCCTCTCCGATATCACCATTATAGAAAATAGTTTTACACACTCTACCTAGGTACTCtgataattttaaacaaatcgtCCTCTTAAAAAAATTCGTTGCTGACTGATACTGACAGATAATGTAATTTAGCGACAAGAATATACGCACTACACCGGcgcttaaattaatttattttaagtgttATAACGTACGTACGtcattaaataaaacaacactttAGATAAACGTTAGAATTAAATGTTAACGCTCCACCGTGCACACATCCTAAAACACCACTCAGCACAATTTGAAAGGCAAAGTAAACAGGGACATTATGAAAATCCTTCTTAcgtttataataaacttttcgTCTATCAAACGTCACCCAAGGTAAAATAACCCCATAAACCTAAataataaggtttatttttggttGTAGAAATTTTATATGTCAGTAAAGATTATGGCTCtgattatttttatgttaagaGGTGGGgagattaaaattattttatgtttatggAGGCGAGTGTACTTCAAGATTTGTATTCTTACGGAGAAAGTTGAACACGTTTTGAAGTGACAGTCggcaaaaataataaacttaccTGAGATTCGTTGAACGCTAAAGACTGcagtcttcataaataaaagatggtacagtcacctgcaataataagacacaacgaaggctgcaaaaatatctgacacgatcttatttgtagagccataagagcgtgtcacgtatttttgcggccttggaagagtaacatattattgcaggtgactgtacatattacGTTGGCAATGTATTCATACTTATTAGTAGATGTGCCCGTGGCTCTAGCTAGTATTTAAGAACACGATCGGTCGTCTATTTTACTACATCTCAGCTAAATTACTAGTTGGTACAATTTCGAAAATAAATCAGAAGCTACTTATAAGAATATTATACTTTCACATAAATTTGATATGAATAAGCTTCGTAGACAGTAAAAATCAAGAGGGACTATTCCGTTTTCGTCATTTGGACGACGGAGTTCTAAAAATTAAGAAAATCGCTCTTAAACGCTTTTGCCCATTAAATAAAAGCGCCTGTCAGAAATTAATATCAAAAGCGCGAGAAAAGTCAATACGTTACAACAAAAGTCAGGCGCTAGGAATAGCATAAAGATTCACATATTATTTGTTTCCAAAGCTCGTAGTATCATAGCGTCTATGCATGACATATTAGACTTGATCCACCAGAGACAGGGTCGTTTTTCCTAATGCGTATTTAAGGTAGATAAGAGCTAGTTAATGTATGAGCAATTGAGCAtaataattatgctaaaaaagTTCTTGATCGTAGATACCAAACAGTGAAAACTGTTTTCAAGTCACATTAAAAAAGGCGGAAGTTcgactgtttttttttgtatatttgttaTCTCAGAATTTCGACATGTGTGAACCAATTTGAAATACCTTATATGTAGGTAGTTCCAAGTTGGCGCCATTAGAAGTCAGGTTTTTCAAAGATGTGATTGACTACCTACTAAGCTGTTTTAGAATATTTTAtcttttaagggttccgtacccacagGGAAAAAAACGGGAttctaaactgaaataaatgtcatatataatagtgtttctacttgataaaaacaaattaaaatgttttctgaaaaatcatttaatttgttcaaatacttctaatagtaaaCGGGTtattagggattgcaatccggtccggcggatccagTAATCCGGCTGGATCCGGCACTTTTTAGAAGCTACCGGATCCGGACCGGATCCgggaaaatagaaaaaaagacCGCACGCAGCACCCACTGCGCGTTTTAGGTAAGATAAAGGCGACGGATAGAAGAAAAAAGTTAAACAGAATAAAGAACGAatgaaaaaatctaaatttagtaaaataagaagatatttaatatgacgATGATTGAGAACAGAAGAGGATTTCCTCTTCTTTCATGTTGGTGGCACGGATCGGCACGGATACGACAGTTACTTAAATAATTAGAAGTTAAAATTAAAGGATGGAGATGTCATGGAAGGCATTTGgaacgaccggtctggcttagtgggtagtgaccattcactgaccctgcctatgaagccgatatGCCCTTACCAGTattcaaacccaggaccatcgcgatggtcctgggtttgaatactggtaagggcatttatttgtgtgatgaacacagatatttgttcctgagctatggatgttttctatgtatatttataagcATGTATTACTTAATCAATATACTATACGTATATATATTCTCGCCTAGTAGTACTGCCTAAAGCTAGCTAGTACCCATATTACAAGCGTTACTTGGTTTGGGGCTACGAGTAGGTCGATCTGTCTGTATAAGATtttccccaaatatttattcatgaattatttattataaaaaatgaaagcaagataatattggagcgcatttcatacaattttggtTAAAAGTAAAATAGCTTGTTACTAGAATGGATGTCAGCGTTACAAATAATTCCATCAAAGAACAGTTACGAAAAATTGTCCTTTCAAGGAGTTCCATTTTCCATCCCATAATTATCCCATTAACAGGCTTTGAAATCTAatcaaatttataattttatcgtAAACGTAAGCAGAATGTGCATGACTGAatattaataaatgacttagatttcaaatatttatttttattttgagattgactatgtgacactttttaatacattgttttattttattgttataaagttatttcttattaacttcaaattgttgttttatgaataaatttgtaaaaataccCTTTATTTCTCATATAACgcataaaacttgaaaaatatgtaatttaattaactttaaTATCCTTATACGTAACCGGATCcggtccggccggatccggccggattggggccaaaatccggccggatccggccggattgaaaatcaatccggtttgcaatccctagtttctattactaagactccgctgtccgtatgtccgtccgtctgtccctCTGTCTGTTactaggctgtaactcatgaaccatgatagctattagctagacagttgaaattttctccCGCccgttgccgctgtaacaacaaatacctactaaaaataaataaaacaaatatttaagcggggctcccaaacaacaaacgtgattttttgccgtttttagcgtaatagtacggaacacttcgtgcgcgagtccgactcgcacttggccggtttttcaaaTTCCAATTAGGCGTCACACCTACCTAATATCTACGGCTAAAGTCGTGGTACCTATTCTGTATTTAGATTACAGTTTTGTGTAACAAGGCAAATAGCCTATAAAATGACTTAATAGCGGTTGACAGCATAATAAAACCGTAACACTACAATAGCTATGTAAATGAAAGCCTCATACAACCAAAAATGGAATACTTACTGCTAATTGACTTATAAGGCCGTTCCCGTACCCAAATGAAATCTACAATCGAGGCTCCCCTCACGCCACCCGTCCCGCCCCTAGATACAATGACGATACAACAGCGCCACGCAAGAAGTAGCGACTTGAAATGAACTAACAGGACACTGATTTGTAAAACGTATTACTTAATACTGAAAAAGCATGCTGCATCTCATAGATGGCGTTAAAagttaaaatggaaaaataaatgaaacatagtgtaaattaaatattcattttaatgaagtcaactcttatttcaataatatttaattataagggtaaatacagtttatatttaaacaaattaatgactgcaagttttctataatatcattatttattaggtatactgtGCAGGTATATCatcgatatttattaaaaaaaaccgggcaagtgcgagtcggactcgcgcacgaagggttccgtaccataatgcaaaaaaataaacaaaaaaaaagcaaaaaacaacggtcacccatccaagtactgaccactcccgacattgcttaactttggtcaaaaatcacgtttgttgtatgggagccccatttaaatctttattttattctgtttttagtatttgttgttatagcggcaacagaaatacatcatctgtgaaaatgtcaactgtctagctatcacggttcgtgagatacagcctggtgacagacggacggacggacggacagcgaagtcttagtaatagcaaaaagaatagatagtatagaggggtcctgtcaaagtaaattttgtagtcacggtacatttactgccatctatcgacacacgattaaaacttaaaataaaattgaaaatgtataaatgaattaaaatatgtttacggatatatgattattaatttttattgttccacaatgacccatgttctttcactgatacgtgttaaaattgttaaatatcaaacggtgtcgccaacgccatctaaacgacaataggccaaaggtgtatggcgccatctattcgacagtgacttttgcttgacatccgaggcacgtttttttcttagactttatttatcttatacggagttatatatatctctggtaatagggtcccgttttaccctttgggtacggaaccctaaaaagttaggGCAtaccgatacaagtgcgaaaaataggtaattcgcacatgtatcgtacaacgttttacagtacataatatggccctttaaattttcgacatagttacgtaatgtgctaattatcgcactaatgcggtaaagtagcaccatattgtaatagtacctacattacgTTTACAAGTGCGgcaaataggaaattcgaaacgagtggcgataaattcgAGTGTTttgaatcgacacgagttgcgaattacctattggcacatgtatcgtacaacgttttacagtacctacataggGTTTGCTCCAAGGAAATACCGGTACCGAAAGTACCGAAAATACCGGGAAATCCCGGTTCTTTTTAACAGTACCGGTTCTGCAATCCCTAGTCCCTACTACCATACATATGGCTGCTTCAATTTTTGACATAGTCACGTAattgctaattatcgcactagtgctgtaaaatagcaccatatgactgtaaatcaaatttattcattttacaGGGTTCCATAGGTTCGTGGAATCACTCAAGAGTCAAGACCTTTTTTCTCAGGAACGTGTAGAGGTCTCaaattgaaattatatcaaataGGTACTCGGATCTACTCTATTGTCAAATATATTAGCTTTTTTTCTCGTATATCGCAAAAATCCGAATTAATatcaaaataccggtattaatatTGAAATCCCGGGATTGACATGCAATATCGGAAATCAATCCCGGGATTGAGAATGTTCCGATATTGCATGCCCTAACCAAGTTTCAACCTAACAACGAATAATAAATCCCGGGATCCGGATATTTCAATATTGGTCCTTCTCAATaccgaaaatggaatcttgagctttgcgagggtttcaaggcacgagggttacaCAAACCACTTCACAACTTGAAACCAATTTTACCTACTCACATGCAATTTTGCACATTTATTCAAGCCCCTTATCTTGTCTAGAATACAAAATTTCGTAAACGTAGCTCTAACAGTTATTCATAAATTAACGTTTTAAAACCGGCATTTTTGTGACTGACTGACTAATAgatcaaaaacctaacccacttccagCTGACCTAGAAACTTGAAATTTGGCACCAAGGTAGACTATTAGGAGTTAATAGAGGGAACAATCTAAAAACTGAAAATTATTGATAATTTGATGAAGAAAAACATATACTTATCGATAATAGGCTAGAtgactaattttcatttatggtatcaatcGATCAGGTTTGGCTTTAGGATCAACAGTCTATATGGGATCCATTGCATTAAAGGAATACAAAAGTCAGAAATGATAGTCAAAGTCCGACAGTCGTACTTCACTCGCGAAACGCCCCGAACAAAACGATATGTGACCGTGACGTCAAGGTCACAAAGAGTCCATCTTGAAGTATgaacaaaacaagaaaattgcGATTTTGTCGGTGTTCAGTGAAATATTGCGATTATGTATATAGTTTCCATACAAtcttttattgaataaaatGTGATGAATCGAATCGAATGGTAACTAACTGCGACAATTCTTCGACCGACGGTTTTGTCAGGAAGCTCTTCTTCCACATTGAACGATATTtgtaactgaaaataaaatatattgtacgtGTTAGCATTTACAATTTGTCACatcatgtacagtcgacgtcaaagatatgtacctattgcaccttactcctttgtaataaggtgaaaaatgtatacatatatttgacgtcgactgtacatataaaGCACCGGTGGTAAAGAACCAACGAGAGAAATAGAAGTAAGACCCTGTATAATAGACTACGAATCGTGTGATAAATCAATTTACGATGGAATTCTGGCACACGAAGTTGAAACAATGTTATTCTAGCTAGGTAGTTAGTACAAAAGGTAAAATTGTTCTCTGCATACGATCAATAAGCATAATTAGCATGAATCACCTACCTCATGGGTATCTTCTTCCTCTAATAGACTAGGAACCCGataagtgtcatccacctgtgcAATGCGTGGGTTCAAAATGTTTGAGCCGGTCGCCTCACTgtcaaaaccaaaattaaataaatgtatgatgttttacagcacatatggactttaccgcactagtgcgataatgcacacacacattacgtaactatgtcaaatatttaaagggctatatgtactgtaaaacgttgtacgatacatgtgatAATAGGTAATACGCAACTCATGTCaaattaaaacactcccttcggtcgtgttttaatttatcgccactcgtgaatttcctatttttcgcactatTTTTTATCATCAAGTGATGATGAACAATAACAGCCACATTTTGCCTCTCATTAAGCATCCGGACAAATCTGTCGGTCGAAGAATTGTAGCAGCCAGTCATTTCTTTACAACATCACTCAATTTAAggagtcatccattaattacatcacacgtgtagagggagggggtcaagaaaatgtgacatattgtgacatgggggaggggggaggcacaaactttgtgacgtcactttaacttcatcagtaaccgaaaaattatttaaattattttattcgctgtacatttaaataacaagtttttaaaacgataatcgtttttattcgtttaattttctttcctaagcagttttgggttataaaattactaatatttatatcgtcaaaaaaatttggataaaatattaataataataagtacctacataagtacttacttaattcgatttggcgatttcgtagaaaaaatgtgacgtcacactaggggggaggggtttgccaaatgtgaccaagtgtgacaagaaataaaaaaccgggcaagtgcgagtcggactcgcgcacgaagggttccgtaccataatgcaaaaaaaaacaaaaaacaaaaaaaagcaaaaaaaaacggtcacccatccaagtactgacccctcccgacgttgcttaactttggtcaaaaatcacgtttgttgtatgggagccccatttaaatctttattttattgtgtttttagtatttgttgttatagcggcaacagaaatacatcatctgtgaaaatttcaactgtctagctatcacggttcgtgagatacagcctggtgacagacggacggacggacagcgaagtcttagtaatagggtcccgttttaccctttgggtacggaaccctaaaaagacctagaaattcgtgtgacgtaattaatggataaccCCTAATTAGTCCATTACTATTTCATAAATTGATCATGGACCCGCGAAACGCAGACAGACAGATATGACGAATccttaagggttccgttttttgccgtttggctacagaaccctaaaaatgctctATCACAGGTAGATGAGAAATTGAAAATGGAAATAATTGCCCAagattattagttttattaaaataaaaaatcggtcAACACGCTCAAGAAAAGGAAATCATTTACTATTGTGTagggtaggtataatataaaataactatcagttcattaaaaaatacgtaaaagaaTAACGAAAGTACGGACAATCGGTAAATCCCGGGATTTTAATTTCCGGGACTTACTCAGGCAACCCTATTACATTCTATCagtgtaaatttttagggttccgtacccaaagggtaaaaacgggaccctattactaagacttcgctgtccgtccgtccgtctgtccgtctgtcatcaggctgtatctcatgaaccgtggtagctagacagaattttcacagatgattgaaTTTCTAtcgcgctataacaacaaatactaaaaacagaataaaataaatagttatacaacaaacgtgatttttgccgttttttgcataatggtacggaaccctgcgtGTGCGAGTCcaacttgcacttggccggtttttttaaattaagtacctcTTGTAGAATATCAAATAACTGATGAGGGCAATGTATCTCGTACGATATTATTGATT
This window encodes:
- the LOC134680565 gene encoding uncharacterized protein LOC134680565 encodes the protein MRLNFLLFCLSRKRRKFDNFTAEHDTTSLDYIELQNMEMESPISSTTDIQSNDEATGSNILNPRIAQVDDTYRVPSLLEEEDTHELQISFNVEEELPDKTVGRRIVAVSYHSIRFITFYSIKDCMETIYIIAIFH